A stretch of the Flavobacterium aquiphilum genome encodes the following:
- a CDS encoding quinone oxidoreductase family protein, whose amino-acid sequence MKALTFSEFGNSDVLKYIEIPSPKLKSDEILIEMKAIGLNFADVYRRKGNYHLKGNPPFIAGYEGAGIVVDTNGNSDFKIGDRIAFADVPFANAEYVAVPLDHVIPLPEPISFETAATILLQGLTAHYLATDSHKTQKGETVLVHASAGGVGQFLTQISKLLGAKVIGLTSSPEKAEVSKQNGADAVFLYAQDWKKQIFDFCPNGVDVVYDSIGSTLTDSFEVTKMCGQVVFFGMAGGDPEFVNPRMLMDTSKTLTGGDLWSYLVSKEERIKRANQLFDWIISGKITISAPTIFKLSEGKLAHDYLESRKSTGKIILIP is encoded by the coding sequence ATGAAAGCACTTACCTTCTCTGAATTTGGAAATTCTGATGTCCTTAAATATATAGAAATCCCGTCGCCAAAATTAAAATCTGATGAAATACTAATCGAAATGAAAGCCATCGGACTCAACTTCGCCGATGTTTACAGACGAAAAGGAAATTACCACCTTAAAGGAAATCCTCCATTTATTGCAGGTTATGAAGGCGCCGGAATTGTAGTGGACACCAACGGAAATTCAGATTTTAAAATTGGTGATAGAATAGCATTTGCTGATGTGCCTTTTGCCAATGCTGAATATGTTGCTGTTCCCCTTGACCATGTAATTCCTCTACCGGAGCCTATCTCTTTCGAAACCGCCGCAACCATTTTATTACAAGGTTTGACAGCGCACTATTTGGCAACAGATAGCCATAAAACCCAAAAAGGAGAAACAGTGTTAGTTCATGCTTCTGCTGGAGGAGTTGGACAATTTTTGACGCAAATCAGCAAGCTTTTAGGTGCCAAAGTTATTGGACTCACCTCTTCCCCTGAAAAAGCGGAAGTTTCAAAACAAAATGGAGCAGACGCTGTTTTTTTATACGCCCAAGATTGGAAAAAACAAATATTTGATTTTTGTCCAAATGGAGTTGATGTCGTTTATGACAGTATTGGCAGCACTTTGACAGATAGTTTTGAAGTAACCAAAATGTGTGGGCAAGTCGTTTTTTTCGGAATGGCTGGAGGCGACCCTGAATTTGTCAATCCTCGGATGTTGATGGACACTTCCAAAACTTTGACTGGTGGTGATTTATGGAGCTATTTGGTATCAAAAGAAGAACGCATCAAAAGAGCGAACCAATTATTTGATTGGATTATTAGCGGTAAAATAACAATTTCAGCACCGACTATTTTCAAACTATCAGAAGGAAAGTTGGCACACGATTATTTGGAAAGCAGAAAAAGTACTGGAAAAATTATCTTGATTCCTTAA
- the msrB gene encoding peptide-methionine (R)-S-oxide reductase MsrB: protein MKTTSFFCILLLLPLFTFQACGQNKETKSSTIIPVEKNQGKPGNPYYSHTDTNKLNLSNAEWKKVLPEDVYAVMREAETERAFTGKYWNTDVKGTYYCASCGNLLFRSGAKFASSCGWPSFFEQENKKSIVFKDDNSLGMERIEALCGRCGGHLGHIFDDGPAPTGKRYCMNSIALDFVPDTK from the coding sequence ATGAAAACAACATCCTTTTTTTGCATTTTACTATTACTGCCTCTGTTTACTTTTCAGGCCTGTGGGCAAAATAAAGAGACAAAGAGCAGTACAATAATTCCTGTCGAAAAAAACCAGGGCAAACCCGGAAATCCTTACTACTCACATACTGATACGAACAAACTAAATTTGAGTAATGCCGAATGGAAAAAAGTTTTACCGGAAGACGTTTACGCTGTAATGCGTGAAGCTGAAACAGAAAGAGCATTTACCGGAAAATATTGGAACACCGATGTAAAAGGAACTTATTATTGCGCCTCTTGCGGAAACCTTCTTTTCCGTTCAGGAGCCAAATTCGCCAGCAGTTGCGGATGGCCAAGCTTCTTTGAACAAGAAAACAAAAAAAGCATCGTTTTTAAAGACGACAATTCCCTTGGAATGGAAAGAATTGAAGCGCTTTGTGGTAGATGTGGAGGACATTTAGGACATATATTCGATGATGGTCCTGCCCCAACCGGAAAAAGATATTGCATGAACTCTATCGCACTTGATTTTGTCCCTGATACCAAATAA
- a CDS encoding KpsF/GutQ family sugar-phosphate isomerase, producing MITKENILASAKKTIESESQSIAKLIDYIDDTFAEAVQCIYNSKGRLVVTGIGKSAIIAQKMVASFNSTGTPSLFLHASEAIHGDLGMIQNDDVIICISKSGNSPEIKALVPLLTRFGNKLIGMTGNMTSFLAKGSHYVLNTTVEAEACPLNLAPTNSTTAQLVMGDTLVVCLMEMRDFKAENFAVYHPGGALGKKLLLRVKDMLEHTLKPEVTPDTSIKKAIFEISEKRLGVTAVVENDKVVGIITDGDIRRMLNDRDTIADLTAKDIMSKSPKTIKSTDMVVDAFNLMEDFSITQLIVVDNGEYKGVLHLHDILKEGIV from the coding sequence TTGATTACAAAGGAAAATATATTGGCTAGCGCCAAGAAAACTATTGAATCTGAAAGCCAATCCATTGCTAAATTAATTGATTACATTGACGACACTTTTGCCGAAGCCGTTCAGTGTATCTACAATTCCAAAGGAAGATTGGTTGTAACCGGAATTGGTAAAAGTGCCATTATTGCGCAAAAAATGGTAGCCTCATTCAATTCAACAGGGACGCCCTCTTTATTTTTGCATGCCTCTGAAGCCATTCATGGTGATTTGGGAATGATCCAAAATGACGATGTTATCATTTGCATTTCCAAAAGTGGCAATAGCCCGGAAATCAAAGCATTGGTTCCGCTTTTGACTCGTTTTGGCAATAAATTGATAGGAATGACTGGGAACATGACTTCCTTTTTGGCCAAAGGCTCTCATTATGTATTAAACACAACCGTTGAAGCCGAAGCTTGCCCTTTGAATCTGGCTCCTACAAACAGCACGACCGCACAATTGGTTATGGGTGATACCCTGGTTGTTTGTCTAATGGAAATGAGGGACTTTAAAGCGGAAAATTTTGCAGTGTACCACCCTGGCGGAGCTTTAGGAAAAAAATTATTGCTTCGTGTAAAAGATATGCTGGAACATACTTTGAAACCTGAAGTAACTCCTGATACTTCAATCAAAAAAGCGATTTTCGAAATTTCAGAAAAACGTCTTGGTGTAACTGCCGTGGTAGAAAATGACAAGGTTGTCGGAATCATTACCGACGGAGATATTCGAAGAATGTTAAACGACCGCGACACCATTGCCGACTTGACCGCAAAGGACATTATGAGCAAAAGCCCAAAAACAATAAAATCGACAGACATGGTCGTGGATGCCTTTAATTTAATGGAAGATTTTTCCATCACTCAATTGATCGTTGTTGACAATGGGGAATACA
- the recQ gene encoding DNA helicase RecQ, with the protein MNSNEIDIHKELKKYFGFSQFKGLQEKVITSLLNKQNTFVIMPTGGGKSLCYQLPALVQDGTAIVVSPLIALMKNQVDAIRSLSSENGIAHVLNSSLTKTEIAQVKADISEGITKLLYVAPESLTKEEYVAFLQTVPISFVAIDEAHCISEWGHDFRPEYRNLKNIIKQLAEVPIIGLTATATPKVQEDILKNLEMANATVFKASFNRANLFYEVRTKTKNIESDIIRFIKQHKGKSGIIYCLSRKKVESITEVLQVNGISAVPYHAGLDAKTRAKHQDMFLMEDVEVVVATIAFGMGIDKPDVRFVIHHDIPKSLESYYQETGRAGRDGGEGHCLAYYSYKDVEKLEKFLSGKPVAEQEIGFALLHEVVAYAETSMSRRKFLLHYFGEEFDSETGEGADMDDNVRNPKTKVEAKEEVVKLLEVVKKTKHIYKSKEIVFTLIGRVNAVINAHKTDSQSFFGSGKNHDEKFWMALLRQVLVAGLLKKDIETYGIIEITKEGLAFMKNPESFMMSEDHEYSEADDEAIVTASKSSGTADELLMSMLRELRKKVAKKLGVPPFVVFQDPSLEDMALKYPISQSELVNIHGVGEGKAKKYGKEFVELISRYVEENDIIRPDDLVVKSTGVNSVNKLYIIQNIDRKLALTDIASAKGLKMDDLIKEMEQIVYSGTKLNIKYWLDEMLDDDQQEEIHDYFMESESDSIEKALKEFDGDYDIDELRLMRIKFISEVAN; encoded by the coding sequence ATGAATTCAAACGAAATTGACATACACAAAGAATTAAAGAAATATTTTGGCTTTAGCCAATTCAAAGGCTTACAAGAAAAAGTAATAACGAGTCTGCTTAATAAACAAAATACTTTTGTTATTATGCCGACGGGAGGAGGAAAATCACTTTGTTATCAATTACCGGCTTTGGTTCAGGATGGTACAGCAATTGTTGTATCGCCTTTGATAGCATTAATGAAAAATCAAGTTGATGCTATTCGAAGTCTCTCTTCAGAAAATGGAATTGCTCATGTCTTAAATTCCTCGCTCACAAAAACAGAAATCGCACAAGTAAAAGCAGATATTTCGGAGGGAATAACGAAATTATTATATGTTGCCCCCGAATCTCTTACCAAAGAAGAATATGTTGCTTTTCTCCAAACTGTGCCAATCTCATTCGTTGCAATCGATGAAGCGCACTGTATTTCAGAATGGGGACATGATTTCAGACCGGAATATCGCAATCTAAAAAATATCATTAAACAGTTGGCAGAGGTTCCAATTATTGGACTTACCGCCACAGCGACTCCAAAAGTGCAGGAAGATATCCTGAAGAATTTGGAAATGGCCAATGCAACTGTATTTAAAGCTTCATTTAATAGAGCAAATCTGTTTTATGAAGTTCGTACGAAAACCAAAAACATTGAATCGGATATCATTCGTTTCATAAAACAACACAAAGGAAAGTCAGGAATTATTTACTGTTTGAGCCGCAAAAAAGTGGAATCAATCACCGAAGTTTTGCAGGTAAACGGTATAAGTGCCGTTCCGTATCATGCGGGATTGGATGCTAAAACACGTGCCAAACACCAAGATATGTTTTTGATGGAAGATGTTGAGGTCGTGGTTGCAACTATTGCTTTTGGAATGGGAATTGACAAACCCGATGTGCGTTTTGTGATTCATCATGACATTCCAAAATCTTTGGAAAGCTATTACCAAGAAACAGGTAGAGCAGGTAGAGATGGAGGCGAAGGACATTGCCTTGCTTATTATTCATACAAAGATGTTGAGAAATTAGAAAAATTTCTATCCGGGAAACCGGTTGCTGAGCAGGAAATAGGATTTGCTTTGTTGCATGAAGTTGTTGCCTATGCTGAAACTTCAATGTCAAGACGTAAATTCCTATTGCATTATTTCGGAGAAGAATTTGACAGCGAAACCGGAGAAGGAGCCGACATGGATGATAATGTCCGCAACCCAAAAACAAAAGTGGAAGCCAAAGAAGAAGTGGTTAAACTATTAGAAGTCGTCAAAAAAACCAAACATATTTACAAATCCAAAGAGATTGTATTTACCTTGATAGGTCGTGTAAATGCGGTTATCAATGCCCATAAAACAGACTCTCAATCTTTCTTTGGTTCAGGAAAGAATCACGATGAGAAATTTTGGATGGCTTTATTGCGACAAGTTCTCGTGGCGGGATTATTGAAAAAAGATATTGAAACTTATGGTATTATTGAGATAACCAAAGAAGGTTTGGCTTTCATGAAAAATCCGGAATCCTTTATGATGTCCGAAGACCATGAATACAGCGAGGCTGATGATGAAGCTATAGTAACGGCTTCAAAATCATCTGGAACTGCTGATGAATTACTGATGTCAATGTTGCGCGAATTGCGTAAAAAAGTAGCTAAAAAATTAGGAGTTCCTCCATTTGTGGTTTTTCAGGATCCTTCCCTCGAAGATATGGCTTTGAAATACCCGATTTCCCAATCGGAGTTGGTGAATATTCACGGAGTTGGTGAAGGAAAAGCCAAAAAATACGGCAAAGAATTCGTTGAATTAATAAGCCGTTATGTGGAGGAAAATGACATTATCCGTCCCGATGATTTGGTTGTAAAATCGACAGGAGTTAACTCAGTTAATAAATTATACATTATTCAAAATATCGATAGAAAGTTGGCCTTGACCGATATCGCTTCCGCAAAAGGACTAAAAATGGACGATTTGATTAAAGAAATGGAACAAATTGTTTATTCTGGAACCAAATTGAATATAAAATATTGGTTGGACGAAATGCTTGATGACGATCAGCAGGAAGAAATTCATGACTATTTTATGGAATCCGAATCAGACAGTATAGAGAAAGCACTTAAAGAATTTGATGGAGATTACGATATAGACGAATTGCGCTTGATGCGAATAAAATTCATTAGCGAAGTAGCGAATTAA
- the msrA gene encoding peptide-methionine (S)-S-oxide reductase MsrA — protein MKTLFLSCLLLTGTLFSQNNNTSKKMTQSNLETITLGGGCYWCVEAVYENLKGVKSVVSGFSGGKTVNPSYEEVCTGTTGHAEVVQITFDKTVTSLDEIFQVFFTVHDPTTLNRQGGDIGTQYRSVIFYSNGEQKQAALSIIAELNKAKVYPHPIVTTVEPFTKFYEAEDYHQDYYANNKDKPYCQLVIQPKLEKFEKVFKDKLKHKR, from the coding sequence ATGAAAACACTATTTTTATCCTGTTTACTATTAACCGGAACATTATTTTCGCAAAACAATAATACATCTAAAAAAATGACACAATCTAATCTTGAAACCATAACCCTTGGCGGCGGATGCTACTGGTGCGTTGAGGCTGTTTACGAAAACCTGAAAGGAGTAAAATCTGTTGTTTCTGGTTTTTCAGGCGGCAAAACTGTCAACCCAAGCTATGAAGAAGTTTGCACAGGAACAACAGGCCATGCCGAAGTAGTTCAAATTACTTTTGACAAAACCGTAACCAGTCTCGATGAAATCTTCCAAGTATTCTTTACCGTTCATGACCCAACAACTCTAAACAGACAAGGAGGCGACATAGGAACACAATATCGCTCGGTAATTTTTTATAGTAATGGAGAACAAAAACAAGCAGCTTTATCCATTATAGCCGAATTAAACAAAGCTAAGGTGTATCCACATCCCATTGTAACAACAGTTGAGCCTTTCACGAAATTTTACGAAGCCGAAGATTATCATCAGGATTATTATGCCAATAACAAGGACAAGCCATATTGCCAATTAGTTATACAGCCCAAATTGGAAAAATTTGAAAAAGTCTTCAAAGACAAACTGAAACACAAAAGATAG
- a CDS encoding NAD(P)/FAD-dependent oxidoreductase, whose product MPQELLLQVSPEIAANESLLKIHLSKQIKVLVNEIQHVAILKRSIDARQKAIKINLKVVIYLKGESFQENKIELPDYKNVSNAQEVIVVGAGPAGLFAALQLIELGLKPIVIERGKDVRGRRRDLKAINRDHIVNEDSNYCFGEGGAGTYSDGKLYTRSKKRGDVNRILELLVAFGATGDILVDAHPHIGTNKLPQIIQDIREKIIECGGQVLFETRLTDILIKNNEVEGIVTQSGDTILANKLILATGHSARDIFELLDKKKVLIEAKPFALGVRAEHPQSLIDSIQYSCDYRGEHLPPAPYSIVKQVNGRGMYSFCMCPGGVIAPCATSPGEVVTNGWSPSKRDQSTANSGIVVELKLEDFKPFAKFGALAGMEFQKSIEQKAWHLAGNTQRVPAQRMIDFTQNKVSADIPKTSYVPGTTSVEMGQVFPGFLSQILRQGFSEFGKSMKGYLTNEAILHAPESRTSSPVRIPRDPISYEHLQIKGLYPCGEGAGYAGGIISAAIDGEKCALKIAEVLKESR is encoded by the coding sequence ATGCCACAAGAACTCCTATTACAAGTTTCTCCGGAAATTGCCGCCAACGAATCGTTATTGAAAATCCATTTGTCCAAACAAATAAAGGTTTTAGTAAATGAAATTCAGCACGTGGCTATTTTGAAACGATCAATCGATGCACGTCAGAAAGCGATTAAAATCAATTTGAAAGTTGTGATTTATTTAAAAGGAGAATCTTTTCAGGAAAATAAAATAGAATTGCCGGATTATAAAAATGTTTCCAATGCCCAAGAGGTTATTGTCGTTGGCGCAGGACCGGCAGGACTTTTTGCAGCTTTGCAATTAATAGAACTAGGTCTGAAACCAATTGTTATCGAGCGTGGTAAAGATGTTCGTGGCCGTCGCCGTGATTTGAAAGCGATTAACAGGGACCATATCGTAAACGAGGACTCCAATTATTGTTTTGGAGAAGGTGGTGCAGGAACTTATTCGGATGGGAAATTATATACCCGTTCCAAAAAACGTGGCGATGTCAATAGGATATTAGAATTATTAGTCGCTTTTGGTGCAACCGGAGATATTTTGGTAGATGCTCATCCGCATATTGGAACGAATAAATTGCCTCAAATTATACAAGATATCCGAGAAAAAATTATTGAATGTGGCGGACAGGTTTTGTTTGAAACCCGTTTGACTGATATTTTGATAAAAAATAATGAAGTAGAAGGAATCGTTACCCAAAGCGGTGATACAATTTTGGCGAATAAATTAATTTTAGCGACAGGGCATTCTGCCCGTGATATTTTTGAATTATTAGACAAAAAGAAAGTACTTATCGAGGCGAAACCTTTCGCCTTGGGCGTAAGAGCCGAACATCCACAGTCATTGATTGACAGTATTCAGTACAGTTGTGATTATCGGGGAGAACATTTGCCTCCGGCGCCTTACTCAATAGTGAAACAAGTAAATGGTCGCGGAATGTATTCGTTTTGTATGTGTCCGGGAGGCGTAATTGCACCTTGCGCCACAAGTCCAGGAGAAGTAGTGACCAATGGATGGTCGCCATCAAAAAGAGATCAATCAACTGCCAATTCAGGAATTGTGGTCGAATTGAAATTAGAAGATTTTAAACCGTTTGCTAAATTCGGCGCTTTGGCGGGAATGGAATTTCAAAAAAGCATCGAACAAAAAGCATGGCATTTGGCAGGAAACACACAAAGGGTTCCCGCGCAGCGAATGATTGATTTTACACAAAATAAAGTATCTGCAGATATTCCTAAAACATCGTATGTTCCGGGAACTACTTCTGTGGAAATGGGGCAGGTTTTCCCCGGATTTCTTTCTCAAATATTGCGACAAGGATTTTCAGAATTTGGAAAATCAATGAAAGGTTATTTGACCAATGAAGCCATTTTACATGCGCCAGAATCAAGAACTTCTTCACCTGTGCGTATTCCCAGAGATCCGATTTCATACGAACATTTGCAGATAAAAGGATTGTATCCTTGTGGAGAGGGAGCTGGTTATGCAGGGGGAATTATTTCTGCAGCTATTGACGGAGAAAAATGCGCTTTGAAAATCGCCGAAGTGCTTAAGGAATCAAGATAA